The sequence TTTGAATCGGTTTATCCTCAATTCCAAAAGATTATATATTGTGGTACGCCAAGACAATATTTACAGCAATCGAAGGAAAAGGAAATTAAAAGTGCAGCTGAATAGGCTGTGCTTTTTTTGTTTTGTATGCGTTTATGGTGGCGGGATGTACCAAGAGCGGTATGAAAGACAGAAAAAGGTTCTGGAGCCTAAGATTTGTCTTTCATAAGGGCTGTGAAAGACAAAAGTGAGTACCAGTGGCGCGGAAATGTCTTTCATTGGGCCAACGAAGGACAGAAGTACGTGCGAGAGATAGGGAAATGTCCATCAAAAGAGCTATGATGGACAAGTGATTGCGAGTGAGAGGGAAATGTCTTTCATAAAAAGTATGAAGGACAAAAATAGATAGGGGTTTCTTGAGAAAACGTCCTTGATAAAGAGAATCAAAGACCTAAATTGATATGGGAACTAGAGGAATGTCTATAATAAAAATACATAAATCAGAGTCGATTAGATCTAGGTTATAAAAATCCAAAAAGGAGGTATTTCCAATAGAGGACAATAATAATGTTATGTAAACTAAAATAATGATTGACGATATTTTCCATCGTCCTCTATGATGGAATTGAATGCGAAATAACGAATAAGGGGATTACATCATGGAAGCGATTGTTGAAAAAGTTTTTACAGAAGAAATCATAATGAAGGGGAAGCAACTCTTTAGTGTGGGGGGAGAGTGGAAAAAGCTTGGTGATTTTGAGAGTTTCATATTTTCAGGGAATCTAGAGACAACAGGAACAGCCTGTATACTTCGGTTCACGCATTCGTCTCATCGTTCCTCTAAGGATGTATTTGCAGAGGTAGAATGGGTTGCTTATTTGAAAGAAAAAGGCGCCAGAGTTCCACAGCATTATTATTCAATCCATCACAATTTAACGGAAGAAATTCAAGCCGAAGACGGCAGTTATTTTATTGTTGCTTGTTATGAAATGTTTGAAGGCAGCAGGATTAAATGGACTGAAATTGAAGAAGAAGGCAATTGGGAAATTGTTGAGGAATGGGGTAGAACGATTGGGCAGCTCCATCGAATCACGAAAGATTATTCGCCAAAGGATGCGCTGAAACGTCTTTCATGGCGAGATGAAGAATTGCTGCAAATCGAAGCATGGATGGAGAATCCAGATCCTGAAATCGTTCAGTATCGAGATCAAATTTTGCGTCAGCTGGAAGCATTACCTGTAAACCGCAATGTCTTTGGACTTATACATAGCGATGTTCATACAGGTAATTTTCTTGTGAAAGATGGAAAAATCAATGTGTTTGACTTTGACGATTGTTCATATCACTGGTTTGCCAGCGATATTGCGATTGCTCTCTATTATTCAATTTTAAGCCGAGACTTTCAAAAAAGTGAAGAACGAGAAGAAATTGCTAAAATGTTTCTTTCTCATTTCTTAATTGGCTATGAAACAGAAAATCATCTTCCGGACAGCGCCTTACAAACTATCCCAATCTTTTTGCAGTTAAGAGATATTGTTTTGTATGCTGTGCTTCAAAAAAAATGGGATTTGAGTTCGTTAGATGATCATCAAACGACTTTTTTCAATATGATAGAGTCACGCGTACAGTCGCAGCAACCCATTGTTCAAGTGACATTTTAATTTGAACTTTCCAAATAAAAGGAGGAATTTTCATGAAAGATCGTAAAGAGTTATTAGCAGCTCAATTTGCTGCTTGTACGAACGTACCCAATTGGTTTGTACCATTGGAGCAAGCAGTAAAGGGGCTAAATGCAGAGCAAGCTGCTTGGAATGATGTACCAGGGGCCAATTCCATTTGGAGTATTGTGTATCATTTAACCTTTTGGAATGAACGGTATTTGGTCCGTTTTAATGGAAATACGCCAACAGATCAAGTTGAAAATAATGATGTTACTTTTGATGTATCTAATGTCGATATTACTGAGGAAAATTGGAATACAGCGGTTAATCGATTGATGAGCAGCTTATTAGATTGGCAAGATGCGATTTTACAAGCGGATGATGCAAAACTGGATTCACCAGTGATTGACGGTGAAAAGGGAGAATGGTGGGACACGATTGCGAATATAGCGATACATACTTCATATCATATTGGGCAAATCGTTGATATCCGTAAGAGACAAGGTTCATGGAATCAGCAGTAATTGAATTAATAAAAATGAAGTCGCGAGTTCTCCCTAAGACTCACGACTTCATTTTTTAAGACATTGCTCTTCGGGCTAGATTCACATCGTTTTGTAAAAGCAGGTTCAGATTATACGATGGATATAATCCTTTTTGGTACATGTAATTATAGATACGAGCGTGACCTCTGACTGATTGGTTGAGCTGTTTAAGTAAGACCTCTCGTAAAGCTGGCGTTGCTGTTTCTGTAATGGCAACAGCGTAGTTTCGAACTGAAGCCTTAGCAAAAGCTAAAAGATCACCAGCTAAGAAGCTATCTCCATATTGACGATATTCACTAGATTCACCAGGATGCGGTGCAAGCGGATAGAATTGTAATAGCTCCTGTAAACTCATTTCAAGCTCCCGAATCGTTTGTTGGTATATGGTTTGCAGCTGCGGATCCTGGATTTCGCGTAATCCTTTCTTTACTTTCACCAAACCGATTGAATTAAAGGCAACCAATTCATGAAGCTCCAACGTTTCATGCCAGGCCAGTGTCCTTTGTCTTTGATCCTGATCCATTCTATGCATTCTCCTTTTCTCCTCACTTCGCCTATATTCTATGAAGAGAAGAACGATTGGAAGCTTATCTAAACCAATAATGGGCCTTTATCCAGTTTTATTAGATTTTTTCCAAACTGTTTTTTGCATGATTACTGCTGTGATTCCAATAATCACAACGAATAATAGACTGACAAATAATCCAAAACGAATGGAATCTTCAAAAATAACACCGCTAATCGCTGCTAAAATAAGAGCAATCCCTAAAATCCCTAAAAATTTGCCCCACAGTTTCTCTCTTAGTATTTTAAGGGCAGAAAAAATAATAAAAGCCCAGTTAAATAATATCAGGATACCAGCAGCGGTTGTAATATACTCATAAATTTTTCCTGGCAGCAATAATGCGGTGATAATCGAAGCTAATAAACCGACTGTTGCCAATCCTAAAGAGGGAAGGGGGAGGCTCTTCCATTTTTTAAGCTTTTTTGAAAACACTTTAGGTGCATCCCCTGAATCTGCTAAGGTTACAAGAAGTTTTGTGACACCAAACAATGAAGCCGTCATCGTTGAAAAACCAGCAATGATAATGGCTGCATTAAATACATGCGGAAAAAAGTTGAGATTAAATGGGTTTAACGCCGTAACAAACGGACTTTCTTTATCGTTAAATGCTTGATGTTCAGCTAATAGAACGGCTAGGCTGAGAGATAACACATAAATGATGGCGAGCACAATTAACATGATAATTCCAGCTTTGGGAGCATCCTCCTTCTTTTTAAGCTGAGTCGCCATCATACCGATCACTTCGATCCCGCCATAAGCGTAATATGCATAAATGAGAGAGGACCAAAACCCAAGCAGTCCCTCTGGAAACAGTTCTCCGGCTGTATTTGGGAATCCTGGCCTTGCTACATCGCCATTGATCCAGCCAAAATAAGCAGCACCCGCAATGATAATAAACATGACAATTGCAGAAGTTTTAATCACTGCCAATAAATTTTCTACTTTATCAAATCCGCTAGTGCCTGTTAATACAACAATTATCGATAAAATGGCGTAAATTGCAGCAAATATCCAAAGGGGAACATTAGGGAACCAAAATCGTGACAGAATCGATAGAGCTGTTAATTGACTTCCCATAATTAGAATATTAGAACTCCAATAATTCCAGCCGGAGCTGAAACCAGCCCAGCGACCAAAGGCCTTGTCCGCATAATAACAAAAAGAGCCTTCCTGCGGATCTTCAGCTGTCATTTTTGCCAGTAAATTATAAACAATAAAGGTTCCAAGTGCCGCTAAGATAAAGGAAATCACAATGGATGGTCCGGTCAATTCTATTCCAATTGCTGATCCTAAAAAATATCCGGTTCCAATTGTACAGCCAACTCCTAAGAGTGATAACTGCCACCATTTTAATTTCGCTTTTTCACTTCCCTGGTCTTGTTTAGAACCTGCACCAGGAATAAAAAAATCCAAAGTAATCCCTCCATATTCCCCTAAACGTCTAAAAACCGCGCAGACGTTACTTCTTAGAGTTGGTTTCTTTCTTTAAACCCATCATCGTGCGGAATAATTGAGTCGTCATACTTCCCTGTACAATATTTTGTAAAAAGAATTCGGTTATTAGTTCTTTGTACTCTTCATCTTCGAACATTTTTTTGTTTTGCAGTTCCATTTCTGCTAAACCTTCATATGTAGAAAGCAGGGCATATGTATGATCTTGGCCAGAGATTGGCGTCAATATTTCGACGTTATGATCATATTTTTCATTTCTGAAACTCTGGATCATTCTTAGATTTTTAATGGCTTCTGCAAATTTATCCTGTTTTACTTCAAACGTCTGATAAACAATGACAGACATTGCTTAACCTCCTAAGTAACCATAGTAAGTTTGAATAATGAAAAAAGGGCAGTTTATCAATAGTTGTAGAAGAATTGCTGCAAGAAAGGAAGCATTTGATAGTTCTCTGATTTATTCTGTTTATCTTTTGAGGTAATATTCACAGTTAAGTAAAAGTTATCTGCAAGGAAAGATACAAATACGCTATGGGAAATGCATATCAATATTTCCCGAGAAGAGGGTAGTGGATGTAGGATAATATGTCCAGACTTAAATAAACTAACAAAACGGAGCAGAAACCGATTATGTGGGTTAGATTACGATTTTCTTTAAGTTAATGAATGTTATTTTCGTAAATACTTTAAACTGGAGCTGAAAAAATTGATAAATACGTATTTAAATTTGAAATTACATATGTTAATAAACTGATGAACACCTGTAATTATAAAAATTTGAATTCTGTCTCAATATCCTAAGTAATCTTTGGTATTGAGACAGAATTGATTTTCTGATGTTTAACTTCTGATAATGTATATTATGGTGGGGGCGTTGATTTGAATTACAAAATATAAACCGTTACTCTACCCTATGCTTATATGATTTATCTTTTATATCATCAGTTTTGATGAATTTTACACTATATTCAATCACATCATTAATAAATAGATTATGTTCTGCTGCAAATTCTTTCACTTGTTCTAATAATTCCTTATCATAAGTTGTTTTGTACTGAACCCGATCTTTAGGTCGATTATTCTTGTTATACGTAATTACACCTTCAGATAATACAGATTTAAGACCAGTTTCAATTAAGTAGTTTACGTGAGTATAATTTTCTTCAGCTAATGTGTTTAATTGATCTAAAATAGATCTGCTAATATTTGTTCTAAATTTAACTCTAGATTTATCTGTTGTTTGTATTAATTTTCCATTCGCTAATTTCCACATTCAAAAAACACCTCTTTATAGGTAAAGATTTATATATCTCCTAAACGTAGAGACATAAATTCTCTCTTATATGAACATAATTATCAGTAGCATCATTATAAATAATTTTTGCTAGCTTAGGAAGATTATATTTTCCTTTTACCCATACGCGGTAAACATGTTTTCCTTTACGAGTATTCTGGATTGAAATTTCAGATCGTAAGTTCCAATTCATAAAAACTGATAAGAGTCCTTCCGCAAAGGACTGGCTTCCAGTTGTAATATTCATTACATATCCGTTTCTCTGAACCCAACCGTCCCCATCAATCACTCCCCTAATAAATGATGGTAAATATTCTTCTGGTATTCTTGGGAAAGGAACTGTCAAAGATTTATTAGATGATATTCCTAATTTTGCGAGGTCTGATTTTATTTCTTTTGAATTAATAAGCAGTGTAGGGGTCAATTTTGTGGGGCCGGTTCCTCCTAATACATAGTCTGCTTCCATGTATTTTGCGATTAATCGGAGAATTTTTTCATCTTTTTGTGCAAAGGAAATGCAGTGAGAATTTCCACTTATATTTCCATCGGTTATTAATAAACCGAAAACCCATGCCATTTCATGAGACCATTTCTTAAAGAAATCCTCATTTACCTTGTGCTTACGAGGCTGACCGGATTGTTTTTCACGATTCATTTCTATACCGTGTTTGTAGATCACGTTTCGAATGGCTCGATCGGAAAGCCCAATAATGGGTATCA comes from Bacillus oleivorans and encodes:
- a CDS encoding phosphotransferase enzyme family protein, giving the protein MEAIVEKVFTEEIIMKGKQLFSVGGEWKKLGDFESFIFSGNLETTGTACILRFTHSSHRSSKDVFAEVEWVAYLKEKGARVPQHYYSIHHNLTEEIQAEDGSYFIVACYEMFEGSRIKWTEIEEEGNWEIVEEWGRTIGQLHRITKDYSPKDALKRLSWRDEELLQIEAWMENPDPEIVQYRDQILRQLEALPVNRNVFGLIHSDVHTGNFLVKDGKINVFDFDDCSYHWFASDIAIALYYSILSRDFQKSEEREEIAKMFLSHFLIGYETENHLPDSALQTIPIFLQLRDIVLYAVLQKKWDLSSLDDHQTTFFNMIESRVQSQQPIVQVTF
- a CDS encoding DinB family protein, which gives rise to MKDRKELLAAQFAACTNVPNWFVPLEQAVKGLNAEQAAWNDVPGANSIWSIVYHLTFWNERYLVRFNGNTPTDQVENNDVTFDVSNVDITEENWNTAVNRLMSSLLDWQDAILQADDAKLDSPVIDGEKGEWWDTIANIAIHTSYHIGQIVDIRKRQGSWNQQ
- a CDS encoding spore coat protein; amino-acid sequence: MDQDQRQRTLAWHETLELHELVAFNSIGLVKVKKGLREIQDPQLQTIYQQTIRELEMSLQELLQFYPLAPHPGESSEYRQYGDSFLAGDLLAFAKASVRNYAVAITETATPALREVLLKQLNQSVRGHARIYNYMYQKGLYPSYNLNLLLQNDVNLARRAMS
- a CDS encoding amino acid permease; this encodes MDFFIPGAGSKQDQGSEKAKLKWWQLSLLGVGCTIGTGYFLGSAIGIELTGPSIVISFILAALGTFIVYNLLAKMTAEDPQEGSFCYYADKAFGRWAGFSSGWNYWSSNILIMGSQLTALSILSRFWFPNVPLWIFAAIYAILSIIVVLTGTSGFDKVENLLAVIKTSAIVMFIIIAGAAYFGWINGDVARPGFPNTAGELFPEGLLGFWSSLIYAYYAYGGIEVIGMMATQLKKKEDAPKAGIIMLIVLAIIYVLSLSLAVLLAEHQAFNDKESPFVTALNPFNLNFFPHVFNAAIIIAGFSTMTASLFGVTKLLVTLADSGDAPKVFSKKLKKWKSLPLPSLGLATVGLLASIITALLLPGKIYEYITTAAGILILFNWAFIIFSALKILREKLWGKFLGILGIALILAAISGVIFEDSIRFGLFVSLLFVVIIGITAVIMQKTVWKKSNKTG
- a CDS encoding rRNA methyltransferase, translated to MWKLANGKLIQTTDKSRVKFRTNISRSILDQLNTLAEENYTHVNYLIETGLKSVLSEGVITYNKNNRPKDRVQYKTTYDKELLEQVKEFAAEHNLFINDVIEYSVKFIKTDDIKDKSYKHRVE
- a CDS encoding LAGLIDADG family homing endonuclease, producing the protein MTDEQIIKMYKSGMPFKEMIPIIGLSDRAIRNVIYKHGIEMNREKQSGQPRKHKVNEDFFKKWSHEMAWVFGLLITDGNISGNSHCISFAQKDEKILRLIAKYMEADYVLGGTGPTKLTPTLLINSKEIKSDLAKLGISSNKSLTVPFPRIPEEYLPSFIRGVIDGDGWVQRNGYVMNITTGSQSFAEGLLSVFMNWNLRSEISIQNTRKGKHVYRVWVKGKYNLPKLAKIIYNDATDNYVHIRENLCLYV